One genomic segment of Amycolatopsis sp. WQ 127309 includes these proteins:
- a CDS encoding alginate lyase family protein has product MMGPGWYLRRLSRMGPAEVVGRARHAVVQRQWRSALPEPPAWPSHPRFTAQLPDGVLGKVSGEAVTRLLATADHLMAGRAEYFGVLRDDMVSPDWALDPKTGRRAPLDVYAFDVPYRSEDEVGDIKQIWEPSRHQHLTVLAAAYALTGTETYAERVAAHLRSWWAANPPLRGPHWVSGIELGIRLLSWVWVRRLLDGWAGVTALFEDNPDFHLQLWHHQNWLATLRSHGSSANNHVIAEDAGLLAAACAFGWFPESPRWRAEATRSLDVQLGRNTFGSGLNAELASEYHGLVLELGLAAALEADAAGTPVPDSTWDVLLRMTDALASIVDNRFRPPRQGDADDGFGLIVDGSETNRWASLLATGEVLFGRLDWWPVPGDDVRTPLLTALALRTPRATGVRPGRRPAHLRDAGMTILRSGKVWARCDGGPHGFLSIAAHAHADALSVEVRHDGVDILADPGTFCYHGEPQWRSYFRSTLGHNTLELGGQDQSVSGGPFLWTRHAVTKVLGVHTPDHGPSRWSAAHDGYAPAVHRRTVELDGAVLKIVDEVLGDTGPAARLAFHLGPAVTATLDGNVAHLRWEGDGRTLAPVHTAELELPAELTWTAHRGELDPPLGWYSAGFGRKEPSTTLVGSGTPGHSITLLRFS; this is encoded by the coding sequence GGTCCCGGCTGGTACCTCCGCAGGCTGTCCCGGATGGGGCCGGCGGAGGTCGTCGGCCGTGCCCGGCACGCCGTCGTCCAGCGGCAGTGGCGGTCCGCGCTGCCCGAGCCGCCCGCGTGGCCGTCACACCCACGGTTCACCGCCCAGCTGCCGGACGGCGTTCTTGGCAAGGTCTCCGGCGAGGCCGTGACGCGGCTGCTGGCCACGGCCGACCACCTGATGGCCGGCCGCGCCGAGTACTTCGGCGTCCTGCGCGACGACATGGTGTCGCCGGACTGGGCCCTGGACCCGAAGACCGGCCGCCGCGCGCCGCTGGACGTCTACGCCTTCGACGTGCCGTACCGGTCGGAGGACGAGGTCGGCGACATCAAGCAGATCTGGGAGCCGTCGCGCCACCAGCACCTCACCGTGCTGGCCGCGGCGTACGCCCTGACCGGCACCGAGACGTACGCCGAGCGCGTCGCCGCGCACCTGCGGTCCTGGTGGGCGGCCAACCCGCCGTTGCGCGGGCCGCACTGGGTGAGCGGCATCGAGCTGGGCATCCGGCTGCTGTCGTGGGTCTGGGTCCGCCGCCTGCTCGACGGCTGGGCGGGCGTCACGGCGTTGTTCGAGGACAACCCGGACTTCCACCTGCAGCTGTGGCATCACCAGAACTGGCTGGCGACCCTGCGCAGCCACGGCTCGTCGGCGAACAACCACGTCATCGCCGAGGACGCCGGCCTGCTGGCCGCGGCGTGCGCGTTCGGCTGGTTCCCGGAGTCGCCGCGCTGGCGGGCCGAGGCGACCCGCTCGCTGGACGTCCAGCTGGGCCGCAACACCTTCGGCTCCGGGCTCAACGCCGAGCTCGCGTCCGAGTACCACGGCCTGGTGCTGGAGCTGGGCCTCGCGGCAGCGCTCGAGGCCGACGCGGCGGGCACCCCGGTGCCGGACTCCACCTGGGACGTCCTGCTCCGGATGACCGACGCCTTGGCGTCCATTGTGGACAACCGGTTCCGGCCGCCCCGGCAGGGCGACGCCGACGACGGCTTCGGCCTGATCGTCGACGGCTCCGAGACCAACCGCTGGGCGTCGCTGCTGGCCACCGGCGAGGTCCTGTTCGGCCGCCTCGACTGGTGGCCGGTGCCGGGTGACGACGTCCGCACGCCGCTGCTGACCGCGCTCGCCCTCCGGACACCGCGAGCCACGGGCGTCCGCCCCGGCCGGCGCCCCGCCCACCTGCGGGACGCGGGCATGACGATCCTGCGCTCGGGAAAGGTCTGGGCGCGGTGCGACGGCGGGCCGCACGGCTTCCTGTCGATCGCCGCGCACGCCCACGCCGACGCACTGTCGGTGGAGGTCCGCCACGACGGCGTCGACATCCTCGCCGACCCGGGCACCTTCTGCTACCACGGCGAGCCGCAGTGGCGGTCGTACTTCCGTTCCACGCTCGGCCACAACACCCTCGAACTGGGCGGTCAGGACCAGTCCGTGTCCGGCGGGCCGTTCCTCTGGACCCGGCACGCGGTGACGAAGGTGCTCGGCGTGCACACCCCCGACCACGGCCCGTCCCGATGGTCGGCGGCCCACGACGGCTACGCGCCGGCGGTGCACCGCCGGACGGTCGAGCTCGACGGAGCCGTGCTGAAGATCGTCGACGAGGTGCTCGGCGACACGGGCCCGGCCGCGCGGCTGGCGTTCCACCTGGGCCCGGCCGTCACGGCCACCTTGGACGGGAACGTCGCCCACCTGCGCTGGGAGGGTGACGGCCGGACGTTGGCCCCCGTCCACACCGCGGAGCTGGAACTGCCGGCCGAGCTGACGTGGACGGCCCACCGGGGTGAGCTCGACCCGCCGCTCGGCTGGTACTCGGCGGGCTTCGGCCGCAAGGAACCCTCGACCACCCTGGTCGGCTCCGGCACTCCCGGACACTCGATCACCCTGCTCCGCTTCAGTTAG
- a CDS encoding right-handed parallel beta-helix repeat-containing protein, which translates to MTARRSRLRRAAPLLGVLLTLAACSSSPDTGGPAQATSAPSGSVAAVCDKEPAGPTAAPAGAVIVDPAVPNDLAVKTRAAGPGTTFWLKPGKHILGDDKYDQVSPKDGDVYIGAPGAILDGRKINQYAFTGHGNNVKLTYLTVQGFAAPRDEGVVNHDSGDGWQIEHSTIQDNDGAGLMAGARQQVRGNCLRRNGQYGINAFSGSTPITALVVEGNEIAGNNTGDWETKIDGCGCTGGVKFWDVNGADVRGNWVHDNHGTGLWADTNNNDFLIEGNLIENNDSAAIIYEISYNAIIRDNTIRKNNWVDGRRYADKGDNFPTPAIYISESGGEPRIKARTAKIEISRNFLENNWSGITLWENADRYCNSPANTSSGDCTRLVPNVKTCAAPAITTEPLLSDCRWKTQHVDIHDNKFVLDPAVVGCQASCGRMALLSNFGTYPDWSPYKNDVVQEAITYKQDNRWHDNSYAGPWTFIPYTTDRVIEIGEWQGSPYSQDSGSTFTAQGGG; encoded by the coding sequence GTGACAGCCCGCCGCTCCCGACTCCGCCGTGCCGCTCCGCTGCTCGGCGTGCTGCTCACGCTCGCGGCGTGCTCCAGCAGCCCCGACACCGGCGGCCCGGCCCAGGCGACCTCGGCTCCCAGCGGGTCGGTCGCGGCGGTCTGCGACAAGGAGCCGGCCGGCCCGACGGCGGCGCCGGCCGGTGCGGTGATCGTCGACCCGGCGGTCCCCAACGATCTCGCCGTGAAGACGCGTGCGGCCGGCCCGGGCACGACGTTCTGGCTCAAGCCGGGCAAGCACATCCTCGGCGACGACAAGTACGACCAGGTCTCGCCGAAGGACGGCGACGTCTACATCGGCGCGCCCGGCGCGATCCTCGACGGCCGGAAGATCAACCAGTACGCGTTCACCGGGCACGGGAACAACGTCAAGCTCACCTACTTGACCGTGCAGGGCTTCGCCGCGCCCCGCGACGAAGGTGTCGTCAACCACGACTCGGGCGACGGCTGGCAGATCGAGCACTCCACGATCCAGGACAACGACGGCGCCGGGCTGATGGCGGGCGCGCGCCAGCAGGTGCGCGGCAACTGCCTGCGCCGCAACGGCCAGTACGGGATCAACGCCTTCTCCGGCAGCACCCCGATCACCGCGCTGGTCGTCGAGGGCAACGAGATCGCCGGCAACAACACGGGCGACTGGGAAACGAAGATCGACGGCTGCGGCTGCACCGGCGGCGTCAAGTTCTGGGACGTCAACGGCGCCGACGTCCGCGGCAACTGGGTGCACGACAACCACGGCACCGGGCTGTGGGCCGACACCAACAACAACGACTTCCTCATCGAGGGCAACCTCATCGAGAACAACGACAGCGCCGCGATCATCTACGAGATCAGCTACAACGCGATCATCCGCGACAACACGATCCGGAAGAACAACTGGGTCGACGGCCGAAGGTACGCCGACAAGGGCGACAACTTCCCGACGCCGGCGATCTACATCTCCGAGTCCGGTGGCGAGCCGCGGATCAAGGCGCGGACCGCGAAGATCGAGATCTCCCGCAACTTCCTGGAGAACAACTGGTCCGGGATCACGTTGTGGGAGAACGCCGACCGGTACTGCAACAGCCCGGCCAACACCTCGTCCGGCGACTGCACCCGCCTGGTGCCGAACGTGAAGACGTGCGCGGCGCCGGCGATCACCACCGAGCCGCTGCTGAGCGACTGCCGCTGGAAGACCCAGCACGTCGACATCCACGACAACAAGTTCGTCCTGGACCCGGCCGTGGTCGGCTGCCAGGCCTCGTGCGGCCGGATGGCGCTGCTGTCGAACTTCGGCACCTACCCGGACTGGTCGCCCTACAAGAACGACGTCGTCCAGGAAGCCATCACGTACAAGCAGGACAACCGCTGGCACGACAACAGCTACGCCGGGCCGTGGACGTTCATCCCCTACACCACTGACCGCGTCATCGAGATCGGCGAGTGGCAGGGCTCGCCGTACTCGCAGGACTCCGGAAGCACCTTCACCGCGCAGGGCGGGGGCTGA
- a CDS encoding O-antigen ligase domain-containing protein → MATQTRTTAGIRGEATVEPASSTPKWAALAWALLIINTLGSTGAKTVIPLPRSVSQLVTMGSLMTAFVIALALNKHLRIRPSAYLLLLTLLLLSSILASADLKEGAGALFRCFRLTVFLSTLWLLTRWWDGGFGLVRSHIRTYGIVLASVAVGLVVSPGNAMPEEYGGRLSGAIWPLTPPQIGQYAAVISGLTLLLWFGRRTTWRSALIIVVPALALLLLTHTRTATLGLLAGLLVAFLSMALTSARARKVFAWTAGIGGVGGLVLAGALQAWFLRGQSADNFSSLTGRAKVWDALLEAPRTTSEYIFGVGLTDKSYDGLPIDNSWLAIYHEQGFVGIALVAGFLLTLVVVAVLRPPSLARACAIFLITYCISASYTEAGLGDASPYLLHLALAASLLVRGVPQSDEEAFIPAKGASVRGAAA, encoded by the coding sequence ATGGCGACACAAACCCGAACGACGGCGGGGATCCGCGGCGAAGCCACGGTCGAGCCCGCGTCGTCGACGCCGAAGTGGGCGGCACTGGCGTGGGCGCTGCTGATCATCAACACGCTCGGCTCGACCGGCGCGAAGACGGTCATCCCGCTGCCGCGGTCGGTCAGCCAGCTGGTCACGATGGGCTCGCTGATGACGGCCTTCGTGATCGCGCTGGCCCTGAACAAGCACCTGCGGATCCGGCCGAGCGCGTACCTGCTGCTGCTGACGTTGCTGCTGCTGTCCAGCATCCTGGCCAGCGCCGACCTGAAGGAAGGCGCGGGCGCGCTCTTCCGGTGCTTCCGGCTCACGGTCTTCCTCTCCACGCTCTGGTTGCTCACCCGCTGGTGGGACGGCGGGTTCGGGTTGGTCCGGTCCCACATCCGGACGTACGGGATCGTGCTCGCGTCGGTCGCGGTGGGCCTGGTCGTCTCGCCGGGCAACGCGATGCCCGAGGAGTACGGCGGCCGGCTGTCCGGCGCGATCTGGCCGCTCACGCCGCCGCAGATCGGCCAGTACGCCGCGGTCATCTCCGGCCTGACGCTCCTGCTCTGGTTCGGTCGCCGCACGACCTGGCGCAGTGCCCTGATCATCGTGGTGCCGGCCCTCGCGCTGCTGCTGCTCACGCACACCCGCACGGCGACGCTCGGCCTGCTCGCCGGGCTACTGGTGGCCTTCCTGTCGATGGCGCTGACCAGCGCCCGCGCCCGCAAGGTGTTCGCGTGGACGGCCGGTATCGGCGGTGTCGGCGGCCTCGTGCTGGCCGGCGCGCTGCAGGCGTGGTTCCTCCGCGGGCAGAGCGCGGACAACTTCTCCAGCCTGACCGGCCGCGCGAAGGTCTGGGACGCGTTGCTGGAGGCCCCGCGGACGACGTCGGAGTACATCTTCGGCGTCGGCCTGACGGACAAGTCCTACGACGGCCTCCCCATCGACAACAGCTGGCTGGCGATCTACCACGAGCAGGGGTTCGTCGGGATCGCGCTGGTCGCGGGCTTCCTCCTCACGTTGGTCGTGGTGGCCGTGCTGCGGCCGCCGTCCCTGGCTCGCGCGTGCGCGATCTTCCTGATCACCTACTGCATTTCGGCCTCCTACACCGAGGCCGGTCTCGGCGACGCGTCGCCGTACCTGCTCCACCTGGCCCTGGCCGCGTCGCTGCTGGTCCGCGGGGTGCCGCAGTCCGACGA